One window of the Paenibacillus beijingensis genome contains the following:
- a CDS encoding N-acetylmannosamine-6-phosphate 2-epimerase yields the protein MTAMNLFEKVRHGVVVSCQALPDEPLHGSEIMARMAKAAEEGGAVAIRANTKEDVRSIKQAVSLPVIGIVKRNYDGFDVYITPTTKEVDELIEAGADMIAFDATRRNRPNGCTLENLVGYMKARGALAMADVSTMEEALYAQQLGVDCVSTTLSGYTPYSRQNGGPDFRLVEQAAGVLNVPLFAEGRISEPQQVALLLAMGAHSVVVGSAITRPQLITRRFTSAAKRRTSADESEVTN from the coding sequence ATGACAGCAATGAATCTTTTTGAAAAGGTACGGCACGGGGTTGTCGTTTCGTGCCAAGCACTGCCGGATGAGCCCTTGCACGGTTCGGAAATAATGGCGCGGATGGCGAAGGCGGCGGAGGAAGGAGGAGCTGTCGCAATACGGGCCAATACGAAAGAGGATGTACGGAGCATTAAGCAGGCGGTTTCGCTGCCCGTAATCGGGATCGTCAAACGAAATTATGACGGATTCGATGTCTATATCACCCCTACGACAAAAGAAGTGGATGAGCTGATAGAGGCGGGGGCGGACATGATCGCTTTTGACGCGACGAGACGGAACCGGCCGAACGGGTGCACTCTGGAGAATCTCGTCGGCTATATGAAGGCGAGAGGTGCGCTCGCAATGGCGGATGTCTCAACGATGGAAGAAGCGCTTTATGCCCAGCAGCTCGGTGTGGACTGCGTTTCCACGACGCTTTCGGGCTATACGCCGTATTCGAGGCAGAACGGCGGCCCTGACTTTCGTCTTGTGGAGCAGGCTGCCGGCGTGCTGAACGTCCCTTTATTTGCCGAAGGCAGAATAAGCGAACCGCAGCAGGTGGCGCTGCTGCTCGCAATGGGAGCCCACTCGGTCGTCGTCGGCTCGGCCATTACGCGCCCGCAGCTCATTACCCGGCGATTCACTTCCGCAGCCAAGCGGCGCACGAGCGCAGATGAGTCTGAAGTTACAAACTAA
- a CDS encoding DUF4127 family protein, with translation MDQIGGGKIVYLPLDERPCNYEFPHLLARGTDAAVLRPDMELMGRKKTPGNTKELFRWLEAECEDAYGAIVSLDTLLYGGIVPSRLHSRSAEECRAALTQLRRLKAHNPRLKLYALHLIMRCPQYSNADEEPDYYDDWGRELFRLGYIGQREELGVALPEELEEISSIRAELPDHIRDDYLSRRAVNVEANKAALELVADGTIDFLVVPQDDSAPYGWTAKDQQAVRARIAELDVELKALMYPGADEAGCTLLARMLNEKNGTVPLLYPRFSSVQGPFVTPLYEDRIFGESLKYHILAAGGLMAQSAAEADLVLLVNTPGETMMEAVSQQHPLVGYQVQRNIIELVEYGRYAMKRLGKPVAVADVAYANGGDLQLLKLLRQKGVLFELAGYAGWNTSANSLGTVLAQLMIYAIYGRTAGHLDFLALRFTEDFGYCSAVRRKLANGPVKELGYNYFGVDGQRGKVAEMVLESLERFAEAHIDTDEITVRITDCYMPWSRMFETGLTVQAVVKASVSGGAGQRGAAEGAAPEADPGPFSEGKGAAAAENNHARG, from the coding sequence ATGGACCAAATCGGTGGAGGGAAGATCGTCTACCTGCCGCTTGACGAGCGGCCCTGTAATTACGAATTCCCGCATTTGCTGGCGCGGGGAACCGACGCAGCGGTGCTGCGCCCGGATATGGAACTTATGGGCCGCAAAAAAACGCCCGGAAACACAAAGGAACTGTTCCGGTGGCTGGAGGCGGAGTGCGAGGACGCTTACGGAGCGATCGTGTCGCTCGACACGCTGCTCTACGGCGGCATCGTGCCTTCGCGGCTGCACAGCCGCAGCGCGGAGGAGTGCCGGGCGGCTCTCACGCAGCTGCGGCGGCTGAAAGCGCACAATCCGCGGCTGAAGCTGTATGCGCTGCATCTCATCATGAGATGCCCGCAGTATTCCAATGCCGACGAGGAGCCGGATTACTATGACGACTGGGGGCGCGAGCTGTTCCGGCTCGGATACATCGGCCAGCGTGAGGAACTGGGCGTCGCGCTCCCGGAGGAATTGGAGGAAATCTCGAGCATCCGCGCAGAGCTGCCGGATCACATCCGGGACGATTATTTGAGCCGCCGGGCCGTTAACGTCGAAGCGAACAAGGCAGCGCTGGAGCTGGTTGCGGACGGAACGATCGATTTTCTCGTCGTTCCGCAGGACGACTCTGCACCTTACGGCTGGACGGCGAAAGACCAGCAAGCGGTTCGCGCACGCATCGCTGAGCTTGATGTAGAGCTGAAAGCGCTGATGTACCCCGGCGCCGACGAAGCCGGCTGCACGCTGCTTGCACGGATGCTGAATGAGAAGAACGGCACGGTCCCCTTGCTTTATCCACGCTTCTCCAGCGTACAGGGGCCGTTCGTAACGCCATTGTATGAGGACCGGATTTTCGGAGAGAGTCTGAAATATCATATTTTGGCCGCCGGCGGGTTAATGGCGCAAAGCGCGGCGGAAGCCGACCTTGTGCTGCTGGTCAACACGCCCGGCGAAACGATGATGGAGGCGGTTTCGCAGCAGCATCCGCTCGTCGGTTACCAGGTGCAGCGCAATATCATCGAGCTGGTTGAATACGGCCGTTATGCGATGAAGCGGCTCGGCAAGCCGGTGGCGGTCGCGGATGTCGCGTATGCGAACGGGGGCGACCTGCAGCTGCTCAAGCTGCTGCGGCAAAAAGGAGTTTTGTTTGAGCTGGCCGGTTATGCCGGCTGGAATACGAGCGCCAACTCGCTCGGCACCGTGCTTGCGCAGCTGATGATTTACGCCATTTATGGCCGGACGGCGGGGCATTTGGATTTTTTGGCGCTGCGGTTCACGGAAGATTTCGGGTACTGCTCGGCCGTCCGCCGCAAGCTCGCAAACGGACCGGTTAAGGAACTGGGCTACAACTATTTCGGCGTGGACGGCCAGCGGGGTAAGGTGGCGGAAATGGTGCTGGAGAGCCTGGAGCGTTTCGCGGAGGCTCATATCGACACGGATGAGATTACGGTCCGGATTACGGACTGCTATATGCCTTGGAGCCGCATGTTCGAAACGGGACTGACAGTGCAAGCGGTCGTGAAAGCCAGCGTCTCCGGCGGAGCTGGGCAGAGAGGCGCAGCGGAAGGGGCGGCCCCCGAAGCGGACCCCGGACCGTTCTCTGAAGGGAAAGGAGCCGCAGCAGCGGAAAACAATCACGCAAGGGGATGA
- a CDS encoding carbohydrate ABC transporter permease yields MNKTAITQPALQRSVERGAKRTRTAGKTLSYIVGYALLALLALFMTGPFLWLLSVSLMPGKNVFSYPPAIFPTFVKLDNYTQVWDFMNFPKYIGNTLIITAMGLVLNLILSALTAYPLAKLHFRGRGLVFGILISTMIIPSSTALVVHYLTLRWLHLLGTYIGVVLPSAVSVFNIFLLRQTFMGVPDDIRDSGKIDGASELRIWWQLMLPMVKPGLAVVALLEFMAYWNNFLWPIVVLDDPSQYPLAAALTYLNGQFSYNFGWIAAGTIISVVPIILVFLFTQRYYMEGISGAVKG; encoded by the coding sequence ATGAATAAGACCGCAATCACTCAGCCGGCGCTGCAGCGTTCAGTGGAGCGCGGCGCGAAGCGAACCCGGACAGCGGGCAAAACGCTCAGTTACATCGTCGGCTATGCGCTGCTCGCCCTGCTCGCGCTGTTCATGACGGGACCGTTTCTGTGGCTGCTCAGCGTGTCGCTTATGCCGGGAAAAAACGTTTTTTCGTACCCGCCGGCCATTTTTCCAACGTTCGTCAAGCTCGATAATTACACGCAAGTATGGGATTTCATGAACTTTCCCAAATATATCGGCAATACGCTCATCATTACCGCGATGGGTCTCGTGCTCAACCTGATTCTGTCCGCTCTGACCGCCTATCCGCTCGCCAAACTGCATTTCCGGGGGCGCGGGCTCGTATTCGGCATCCTGATTTCAACGATGATCATCCCGTCTTCGACGGCGCTGGTTGTCCACTACTTGACGCTGCGCTGGCTCCATCTGCTAGGCACTTACATCGGCGTCGTGCTGCCGTCGGCCGTATCGGTTTTTAATATTTTTCTGCTGCGCCAGACGTTCATGGGCGTGCCAGACGACATTCGGGATTCCGGCAAAATCGACGGCGCCTCCGAGCTGCGCATCTGGTGGCAGCTGATGCTTCCGATGGTGAAGCCCGGCCTTGCGGTCGTCGCGCTGCTGGAATTTATGGCTTACTGGAACAACTTCCTGTGGCCGATCGTCGTACTGGACGATCCTTCGCAGTATCCGCTTGCAGCCGCGCTGACGTACTTGAACGGCCAGTTCTCGTACAACTTCGGCTGGATAGCGGCGGGGACGATCATCTCGGTCGTGCCGATCATCCTTGTGTTTCTGTTCACGCAGCGATATTACATGGAAGGCATCTCCGGCGCGGTCAAAGGATAA